From Leisingera sp. NJS204, one genomic window encodes:
- the tagH gene encoding type VI secretion system-associated FHA domain protein TagH, with amino-acid sequence MGVTLKFQSSGAMPGDAAPVPMRGPSLTVGRGASCDLVLPDPDQLLSRNHCVIEDHNGNVVVVDLSSNGTFLNYSKIPLGRTPTPLNNGDVLCVGNYELVVEIRDDLADVGGMIAAPAAQGPASHGNAANAPDPLQLLEDAGPGGDFLDDLLGEGLKGPAQLNPVDPIDELLPPLGEEEDPFFQKASDGREGEGASLANHNPTASDGFAVPAAQSNMIPDDWDDDFLSGIGEPETPVPAPDPQPAPPPREVPPPVPETPPAAPPPEVPSAPPTEIPPVQDTAAGEEKTIAPAAPPSAEAQDAVAAFLKGAGAEVSLDPAEHASTMARMGRVMRTLVTGLREILMTRTSIKSEFRIEQTMISAGGNNPLKFSITPEQAVEAMVRPATKGYLSPETAAEEALRDIKAHEVAMVTGMEAALKGVLKRLDPKALESQIETKGGLKGLLRGKKAQYWDVYEQLYAEISDQAENDFHDLFSREFARAYKDQLDRLKD; translated from the coding sequence ATGGGAGTGACACTGAAATTCCAAAGCTCGGGCGCAATGCCCGGCGATGCGGCCCCTGTTCCGATGCGGGGGCCGAGCCTGACTGTGGGCCGCGGCGCCAGCTGCGACCTGGTGCTGCCGGATCCGGACCAGCTGCTGTCGCGCAATCACTGCGTGATCGAGGATCACAATGGCAATGTGGTGGTGGTGGACCTCAGCTCCAACGGCACCTTTCTGAACTATTCCAAAATCCCGCTGGGCCGCACGCCGACGCCGCTTAACAATGGGGATGTGCTGTGCGTCGGCAACTATGAGCTGGTGGTGGAAATCCGCGATGATCTGGCGGATGTCGGCGGCATGATTGCTGCCCCCGCCGCGCAGGGGCCGGCCTCGCACGGCAATGCCGCCAATGCGCCGGATCCGCTGCAGCTGCTGGAAGACGCCGGGCCGGGCGGTGATTTCCTGGATGATCTGCTGGGCGAGGGGCTGAAGGGGCCTGCTCAGCTGAACCCGGTGGATCCGATCGATGAGCTGCTGCCGCCCCTGGGCGAGGAAGAAGATCCGTTCTTTCAAAAAGCCAGCGACGGACGCGAAGGGGAGGGGGCCAGTCTGGCCAACCACAACCCGACCGCTTCGGACGGGTTCGCGGTGCCTGCAGCACAGTCGAACATGATCCCGGACGATTGGGACGATGATTTCCTGTCCGGTATAGGCGAGCCGGAAACCCCGGTGCCTGCCCCCGATCCGCAACCTGCACCGCCGCCGCGGGAGGTTCCGCCCCCGGTGCCGGAAACCCCGCCCGCAGCGCCGCCGCCGGAAGTGCCGTCCGCACCGCCGACCGAGATACCGCCGGTGCAGGATACGGCTGCGGGGGAAGAGAAGACCATCGCGCCAGCGGCCCCGCCGTCAGCTGAGGCGCAGGACGCGGTGGCCGCGTTCCTCAAGGGTGCCGGCGCCGAAGTCAGCCTTGATCCGGCGGAACACGCCAGCACAATGGCGCGCATGGGCCGGGTGATGCGGACACTGGTTACCGGCCTGCGCGAAATCCTGATGACGCGGACCTCGATCAAGTCTGAATTCCGGATTGAACAGACAATGATCTCGGCGGGCGGAAACAACCCGCTGAAATTCTCGATCACGCCTGAACAGGCGGTTGAGGCGATGGTGCGCCCGGCGACCAAGGGTTACTTGTCGCCTGAAACCGCCGCTGAAGAGGCGCTGCGCGATATCAAGGCGCATGAGGTGGCGATGGTCACCGGCATGGAGGCGGCGCTGAAAGGTGTGCTGAAACGGCTCGACCCCAAGGCACTGGAAAGCCAGATCGAAACCAAAGGCGGCCTTAAGGGTCTTTTGCGCGGTAAAAAGGCGCAATACTGGGACGTCTATGAGCAGCTGTATGCGGAGATTTCCGATCAGGCTGAGAATGATTTTCACGACTTGTTCAGCCGCGAGTTCGCGCGTGCCTACAAGGATCAGCTGGACAGGCTGAAGGACTGA
- the tssK gene encoding type VI secretion system baseplate subunit TssK gives MSWDSKVLWTEGLFLQPHHFQQSDRYNEALVAGLARRLGPYAWGVNGLEIDHEALKIGQFAVKSCEGLTHDGTVFRVPMADPHPPAMEVPSTVKDCIVYITVPQRRQGATEVDLSGAERSASRLRPDKQEVTDVTSTERKPVELDVGKMRLQFALEVDDLADLLAIPVARIIEVRPDKEIVLDQAFVPACLDVRAAPALSGFLRELEGLLAHRMEALAGRLSEAGGARGVADVSDFMLLAVVNRMLPQVRHLRNIENLHPERLFTACAGLAGELSVFMSTEKQAPEFPPYTHDNLVECFAPVIRVLRQYLSSVLEQTAIPIKLEARKYGISVGVIADRKLLGNAGFVLAVSADIPAEDVRKHFSGQAKIGPVEEIRQLVNSALPGITLRPLPVAPRQIPYHSGVVYFEMDADSPYWRKMTTSGGIAVHVSGQYPGLKMELWAIRNA, from the coding sequence GTGTCCTGGGACAGTAAAGTACTTTGGACGGAGGGGCTGTTTCTGCAGCCGCATCACTTCCAGCAGTCCGACCGCTATAACGAGGCGCTGGTTGCCGGGCTGGCGCGGCGGCTCGGCCCCTATGCCTGGGGTGTGAACGGGCTGGAAATCGACCATGAGGCGCTGAAGATCGGCCAGTTCGCGGTGAAGTCCTGCGAAGGGCTGACCCATGACGGCACGGTGTTCCGGGTGCCGATGGCGGATCCGCACCCGCCGGCGATGGAAGTGCCCTCGACGGTCAAGGATTGCATCGTCTATATCACCGTGCCCCAGCGCCGCCAGGGCGCCACCGAGGTAGACCTGAGCGGCGCCGAACGCTCCGCCAGCCGGTTGCGTCCGGACAAGCAGGAAGTGACCGATGTCACCTCGACCGAGCGCAAGCCGGTGGAGTTGGATGTGGGCAAGATGCGGCTGCAGTTTGCCCTGGAGGTGGACGATCTGGCCGATCTGCTGGCGATCCCCGTGGCGCGCATCATCGAGGTGCGCCCGGACAAGGAGATCGTGCTGGATCAGGCCTTTGTCCCGGCTTGCCTGGATGTGCGGGCGGCGCCTGCGCTCAGCGGTTTCCTGCGTGAGCTGGAGGGGCTGCTGGCGCACCGGATGGAGGCGCTGGCGGGCCGCTTGTCAGAGGCGGGCGGTGCCCGCGGGGTGGCGGATGTGTCGGACTTCATGCTGCTGGCGGTGGTCAACCGGATGCTGCCGCAGGTGCGCCATCTGCGCAATATCGAGAACCTGCATCCCGAACGCCTGTTCACCGCCTGTGCCGGGCTGGCCGGTGAGCTGTCGGTGTTCATGTCGACCGAAAAACAGGCGCCGGAGTTTCCGCCCTATACCCATGACAATCTGGTCGAATGCTTTGCGCCGGTGATCCGGGTGCTGCGCCAATACCTCAGCTCGGTTCTGGAGCAGACGGCGATCCCGATCAAGCTGGAGGCGCGCAAATACGGTATCTCGGTGGGGGTCATTGCCGACCGCAAACTGCTGGGCAATGCTGGTTTTGTACTGGCAGTCAGCGCCGACATTCCGGCCGAGGACGTGCGCAAGCATTTTTCCGGCCAGGCCAAGATCGGACCCGTCGAGGAGATCCGCCAGCTGGTGAATTCGGCGCTGCCGGGGATCACCCTGCGGCCCTTGCCGGTGGCACCGCGGCAGATCCCCTATCACTCCGGCGTGGTCTATTTCGAGATGGACGCGGACAGCCCCTATTGGCGCAAGATGACCACTTCGGGCGGCATCGCAGTGCATGTGTCTGGGCAGTATCCGGGGCTCAAGATGGAGCTTTGGGCGATCCGTAATGCATAA
- the tssL gene encoding type VI secretion system protein TssL, long form, translated as MADYDDPFAEPGDTDKTVIKPNPGGRRTATPVQQPETPQVQPGAEQPAEPGLDAYGVPQAAAPRQQAAAGGAKAPKMALTGMNQLTACASTLFALISRIRNRAQHMDPDGLRKNVVAEVRAFENRALQAGIAAQTVKIARYALCATLDDVVLNTPWGGQSAWGLQSMVATFHREVVGGDRFYDLLARLEKEPGGNIDMLEFLYMCLSLGFEGRLRVEQGGSEKHLQIRGALARIIRNQRGPVERDLSPHWEGLVKPFKALSVWRLVWITLAATCALLALQFMGLSWMLSNQTENVVGQLTIVDSGPKAELERRAPPPPPPPPAPTTEEQIAKVSGFLEPEIKEGIVQVFQKGNTLIIRLAGSGMFGSGSDQLSQKFRSSVNRVAESLNDEKGKIIVAGHSDNIPIRSSRFPSNMALSLARAKSVMAGMAKVMTDPDRLSAEGRADKEPIADNSTRAGRAKNRRIEILLVQEVEG; from the coding sequence ATGGCTGATTATGACGATCCCTTTGCCGAACCGGGGGATACCGACAAGACGGTGATCAAGCCGAACCCTGGCGGACGGCGGACGGCCACGCCGGTACAGCAGCCGGAGACACCGCAGGTCCAGCCCGGAGCGGAACAGCCGGCTGAGCCGGGGCTGGATGCCTATGGCGTGCCGCAGGCAGCGGCCCCCAGACAGCAGGCTGCCGCGGGCGGGGCGAAGGCGCCGAAAATGGCGCTGACGGGAATGAACCAGCTGACGGCCTGTGCCTCGACCCTGTTTGCGCTGATCAGCCGGATCCGCAACCGGGCCCAGCACATGGACCCGGATGGCTTGCGCAAGAATGTGGTGGCCGAGGTGCGCGCGTTCGAGAACCGCGCGCTGCAGGCTGGCATTGCCGCCCAGACGGTGAAAATTGCGCGCTATGCGCTGTGCGCGACGCTGGATGACGTGGTGCTGAACACGCCCTGGGGCGGGCAATCCGCCTGGGGGTTGCAGTCGATGGTGGCCACATTCCACCGCGAGGTGGTGGGCGGCGACCGGTTCTATGACTTGCTGGCACGGCTGGAGAAAGAGCCGGGCGGCAATATCGACATGCTCGAATTCCTGTACATGTGCCTGTCGCTGGGATTTGAGGGCCGTTTGCGGGTGGAGCAGGGCGGTTCCGAGAAACATCTGCAGATCCGCGGCGCATTGGCCCGGATCATCCGCAACCAGCGCGGACCCGTAGAGCGCGATCTGTCGCCGCATTGGGAAGGGCTGGTCAAACCGTTCAAGGCACTGTCGGTCTGGCGGCTGGTGTGGATCACCCTGGCAGCCACCTGCGCGCTGCTGGCGCTGCAGTTTATGGGCCTTAGCTGGATGCTGTCGAACCAGACCGAGAATGTGGTCGGGCAGCTGACGATTGTCGATTCCGGCCCCAAGGCAGAGCTGGAACGGCGTGCGCCGCCACCGCCGCCGCCGCCGCCTGCACCAACAACCGAAGAACAGATCGCCAAGGTCTCGGGCTTCCTGGAACCTGAGATCAAGGAAGGCATCGTGCAGGTCTTCCAAAAGGGCAACACGCTGATTATCCGGCTGGCCGGGTCCGGCATGTTCGGCTCGGGCTCGGACCAGCTCAGCCAGAAATTCCGGTCCTCGGTGAACCGGGTGGCTGAATCGCTGAATGACGAAAAGGGCAAGATTATCGTGGCGGGCCATTCCGACAATATTCCTATCCGCTCCTCCCGCTTCCCATCCAACATGGCGCTGTCGCTGGCGCGGGCGAAATCGGTGATGGCAGGCATGGCCAAGGTGATGACCGACCCGGACCGGCTGTCGGCCGAGGGCCGCGCCGACAAGGAACCGATTGCAGACAACAGCACCCGCGCAGGGCGTGCCAAGAACCGCAGGATCGAAATCCTGCTGGTTCAGGAGGTTGAAGGATGA
- a CDS encoding PAAR domain-containing protein, with product MGMPQARMTDLHACMLPSTPPPPVLPVPTPILPPCAVTVLVGGLPAARVSDMCTAAPPHPIVKGSGTVLINSLPAARIMDTAACGGMITLGQVTVLVGG from the coding sequence ATGGGAATGCCACAGGCCCGGATGACGGATCTGCATGCCTGCATGCTGCCCTCCACCCCGCCGCCGCCGGTGCTGCCGGTGCCGACGCCGATCCTGCCGCCCTGCGCGGTGACCGTGCTGGTGGGCGGTCTGCCCGCGGCGCGGGTCTCTGATATGTGTACCGCGGCGCCGCCGCACCCGATCGTCAAAGGGTCCGGCACGGTATTGATCAACAGCCTGCCTGCGGCGCGTATCATGGATACGGCAGCGTGCGGCGGCATGATCACCCTGGGGCAGGTCACCGTATTGGTGGGAGGATAA
- a CDS encoding type VI secretion system Vgr family protein, producing MVVSKGHENDLAWMSGTYSTDGLMMSRAIVREGLSKLTETTIEFAATKSQPKLQDLVGKQMNVHVMRQQTEHQFNGLCISVEYLGFRNGYEMYVAEVRPWFWLLTRTSDLRVFQEKTSVDIIKQLFSEYGFSDFTDKLSDSYEAREYCLQYRESDYAFLCRLMEEEGIYFYFDSPIGDTAIEKLVLCDGVSGHAPIKGGAGIEFHARDDSDRRREEHISEWTKEEILTRGKVTLNDFNFETPSADLKAATEILKGSHSYKNYEVYDYQGRYPSKTPLGDKRSRVRMEAEAIRHIRWRGASSVATLGTGSTFTMEKHPVKENNKEYLVIEAEHHVKVAWDYGERESQKKKEIATKGAMRRDLKARNMDVPEEMEHDVYASTFSAILKADQFRAPLVTPWPEVQGLQTATVVGQSGEEIWTDKHGRIKIQFHWDREGKMSETSSCFVRVVTPWSGKNWGMVAIPRIGQEVVIQFEDGNPDRPICTGMLYNAETMPPYTYPDDQTQLGIKTNSSKGGGGYNELMFDDKKDSELMRVQAQKDHQMLVKDRSTVTVGMDAPDPEVTGADEKSYLFTVQQHMTETVHEGDRTEVVETGDKSETIQTGNMTLDVDTGDLTETIAKGDHSETVSLGNLTVDVTAGKIAMSAGQEIKLTVGASEVKIDNSGVTIKGPMIKIEGSGMVEAKAPMTTVKGEAMLTLKGGLTMIN from the coding sequence ATGGTTGTAAGCAAGGGCCATGAAAACGACCTCGCCTGGATGTCGGGGACATATTCCACCGACGGCCTGATGATGAGCCGTGCGATTGTGCGCGAGGGGCTGAGCAAGCTGACCGAGACCACAATTGAGTTTGCCGCGACCAAGAGCCAGCCCAAGCTTCAGGATCTGGTCGGCAAGCAGATGAATGTGCATGTGATGCGCCAGCAGACCGAGCATCAGTTCAACGGGCTGTGCATTTCGGTCGAGTATCTGGGCTTTCGCAACGGCTACGAGATGTATGTGGCGGAGGTGCGCCCCTGGTTCTGGCTGCTGACGCGGACCAGCGACTTGCGGGTGTTTCAGGAAAAGACGTCTGTCGATATCATCAAGCAGCTGTTCAGCGAGTACGGTTTCAGCGATTTCACCGACAAGCTGAGCGATTCTTACGAGGCGCGCGAATACTGCCTGCAATACCGCGAGAGCGATTATGCCTTCCTGTGCCGTCTGATGGAGGAAGAGGGGATATACTTCTACTTCGACAGTCCCATTGGCGATACCGCGATTGAAAAGCTGGTGCTGTGCGATGGTGTCAGCGGCCATGCGCCGATCAAGGGCGGCGCGGGTATTGAGTTCCACGCCCGCGATGACAGCGACCGGCGGCGCGAGGAGCATATCTCGGAATGGACCAAAGAAGAGATCCTGACCCGCGGCAAGGTCACGCTGAATGATTTCAATTTTGAAACGCCCTCGGCGGATCTGAAGGCGGCCACTGAAATACTTAAGGGCAGCCATTCCTACAAGAATTACGAAGTTTATGACTATCAGGGCCGGTATCCGTCCAAGACCCCATTGGGTGACAAACGCTCAAGGGTGCGGATGGAAGCGGAGGCGATCCGGCACATCCGCTGGCGCGGCGCCTCCAGTGTGGCGACCCTGGGCACCGGCAGCACCTTCACCATGGAAAAACATCCGGTGAAGGAGAACAACAAAGAATATCTCGTCATTGAGGCGGAGCATCATGTCAAGGTGGCCTGGGATTACGGCGAGCGGGAAAGCCAGAAAAAGAAAGAGATTGCGACCAAGGGGGCAATGCGGCGCGACCTGAAGGCGCGCAATATGGATGTGCCCGAGGAAATGGAGCATGACGTCTATGCATCGACTTTCAGCGCCATTTTGAAGGCCGATCAGTTCCGGGCGCCCTTGGTGACCCCCTGGCCGGAGGTGCAGGGGCTGCAGACTGCAACCGTGGTCGGCCAGAGCGGCGAAGAGATCTGGACCGACAAGCATGGCCGGATCAAGATCCAGTTCCATTGGGACCGGGAAGGCAAGATGAGTGAGACCTCTTCTTGCTTTGTACGGGTAGTGACACCCTGGTCCGGCAAGAACTGGGGCATGGTGGCGATCCCGCGGATCGGCCAGGAGGTTGTGATCCAGTTCGAAGACGGCAATCCCGACCGGCCGATCTGCACCGGCATGCTTTACAATGCTGAAACCATGCCGCCCTATACCTACCCCGATGATCAGACCCAGCTGGGGATCAAAACCAATTCCTCCAAGGGCGGCGGCGGCTATAACGAGCTGATGTTCGACGACAAGAAAGACAGCGAGCTGATGCGGGTGCAGGCGCAGAAGGATCACCAGATGCTGGTCAAGGACCGCTCGACGGTGACGGTGGGCATGGATGCGCCCGATCCGGAAGTGACCGGGGCGGATGAAAAGAGCTACCTGTTCACGGTTCAGCAGCACATGACGGAAACCGTGCATGAGGGCGACCGGACCGAGGTGGTGGAAACCGGCGACAAGTCCGAGACCATCCAGACCGGCAACATGACCCTGGACGTGGACACCGGCGACCTGACCGAAACCATTGCCAAGGGGGACCATTCGGAAACCGTGTCGCTGGGCAATCTGACGGTTGATGTGACCGCGGGCAAGATCGCCATGAGCGCCGGCCAGGAGATCAAGCTGACAGTGGGGGCATCTGAGGTAAAAATCGACAATTCCGGTGTTACGATCAAGGGGCCGATGATCAAGATCGAAGGCTCTGGAATGGTTGAGGCCAAGGCGCCGATGACCACCGTGAAAGGCGAGGCCATGCTGACCCTGAAGGGCGGCCTCACGATGATCAACTAG
- a CDS encoding DUF6931 family protein: MSARFEKLVKMPADPVAKLLSRANVILKTPLEAPPTALAGTVLEELDRKGALVDLLRLLAVLLPPRERVWWACLAARDYIGPRSDQDPASLTASEAWVFEPSEENRDKARITLDHAYVDDDTVNCALAVLYAAGTLGPGELNQYPAPAGASEAAAFAMNMVALGQLSDKFEEHGGVLIERALDIARGGKGQVVQVPEAATQS; encoded by the coding sequence ATGTCGGCAAGATTTGAAAAGCTGGTGAAAATGCCCGCTGACCCGGTGGCCAAGCTGTTGTCACGGGCAAATGTCATATTGAAAACACCGCTGGAGGCGCCGCCCACGGCGCTGGCGGGAACTGTGCTGGAGGAGCTGGACCGCAAAGGCGCGCTGGTCGATCTGCTGCGGCTTTTGGCAGTGCTGCTGCCCCCGCGGGAGCGGGTCTGGTGGGCCTGTCTGGCGGCGCGCGATTACATCGGGCCGCGCTCGGACCAGGATCCGGCCTCGCTGACGGCGTCGGAGGCCTGGGTGTTTGAGCCATCCGAGGAAAACCGCGACAAGGCGCGTATCACCCTGGATCATGCCTATGTGGATGATGACACGGTGAATTGCGCGCTGGCGGTGCTCTATGCGGCCGGCACCCTGGGACCGGGAGAATTGAATCAATATCCCGCCCCCGCAGGCGCGTCCGAGGCGGCGGCCTTTGCCATGAATATGGTGGCCTTGGGTCAATTGTCTGATAAGTTTGAAGAACACGGCGGCGTTCTGATAGAGCGGGCGCTGGATATTGCGCGTGGCGGCAAGGGGCAGGTTGTCCAGGTGCCGGAAGCGGCAACGCAAAGCTGA